A part of Aspergillus flavus chromosome 1, complete sequence genomic DNA contains:
- a CDS encoding protein phosphatase 2A regulatory subunit A (phosphatase PP2A regulatory subunit A), with protein MESQGENDELYPIAVLIDELKHDDVLIRLNAIHRVSTIALALGAERTREELIPFLDDSVEDEDEVLTALSEELGNFVEYVGGPEYGHVLLSPLENLAAIEEPLVREKAVESLNKIGEQLSEKQIEEHFIPMVLRLSKADWFTSKVSATGLYCIPYKKSGQALQQSLRQYFGGLVHDDTPMVRRQAANNLAKFVKEMKTPVVIEEMIPLFQYLASDDQDSVRLLTVDILISIAEEIPKEQQPSHGVLLTSLRNLFEDKSWRVRYMVADRYEKIAKAVHEEVITRDMVPSFVKLLKDTEAEVRTAIAGQIPGFCSLIDRETLLNEIMTSVEDLVSDPSQHVRAALGTQISGLAPILGKEETIAHLLPMFLQMLKDEFPDVRLHIISKLELVNNVIGIELLSQSLLPAIVQLAEDKQWRVRLAIIEYIPLLASQLGVKFFDEQLSDLCMSWLGDTVFSIREAATQNLRKLTEVFGVDWAKGSIIPKVMAMGQHPNYLYRMTTCFAISTLAPVVSLDIIENSILPILDRLVTDEIPNIRFNVAKSYAVLIDTLRRLPAEGTLANVEGKTATPSPRSQDLIQQRIIPSLEKLQGDDDVDVRYFATTAAGGNDEVMQTSP; from the exons ATGGAGAGTCAGGGTGAAAACGACGAGCTCTACCCTATCGCCGTTCTTATTGACGAGTTGAAG CACGATGATGTCCTCATTCGTCTCAATGCTATTCACCGCGTTTCTACCATTGCATTGGCTCTAGGGGCTGAGAGGACCCGGGAGGAACTCATTCCATTTCTTGACG ACTCTGTcgaggacgaagatgaagttttgACTGCGCTGAGTGAAGAACTGGGCAACTTCGTAGAATATGTTGGTGGTCCGGAATATGGGCATGttctcctttccccccttgAGAACCTGGCCGCTATCGAGGAACCTTTGGTTAGGGAGAAG GCTGTTGAATCCCTCAACAAGATCGGCGAGCAGCTTTCCGAGAAGCAGATCGAAGAACATTTCATCCCTATGGTCCTACGTCTGTCAAAAGCCGACTGGTTCACCTCGAAAGTCTCTGCAACGGGTCTTTATTGCATTCCATACAAGAAGTCTGGCCAAGCGTTGCAGCAGAGTCTCCGGCAATATTTCGGAGGTCTGGTACATGACGACACGCCTATGGTGAGAAGACAGGCTGCCAACAACTTGGCGAAGTTTGTCAAGGAAATGAAGACCCCAGTTGTCATCGAAGAAATGATACCCCTATTTCAATATCTGGCCAGTGATGACCAGGACAGCGTTCGCTTGCTTACAGTTGATATTCTTATCTCGATCGCCGAGGAGATCCCCAAGGAGCAGCAGCCTAGCCACGGTGTTTTGCTGACATCCCTACGGAACCTCTTTGAGGATAAGAGTTGGAGAGTCAGATACATGGTTGCCGACAGATATGAAAAG ATCGCTAAAGCTGTTCACGAAGAAGTTATCACTCGGGATATGGTACCCTCGTTTGTTAAGCTCTTGAAGGATACAGAGGCTGAAGTCCGTACTGCGATTGCTGGCCAGATTCCAG GCTTCTGCAGCTTGATCGACCGGGAGACACTGCTTAATGAAATAATGACCAGCGTGGAAGACCTTGTTTCGGACCCATCTCAGCACGTGCGTGCGGCTTTGGGTACTCAGATTAGCGGACTTGCCCCGATCCTTGGAAAGGAAGA GACCATCGCTCACCTTCTCCCTATGTTCCTCCAAATGCTCAAGGATGAGTTCCCTGATGTCCGTTTGCACATCATTTCGAAGTTGGAGTTGGTCAACAATG TTATTGGCATTGAGCTGCTCTCTCAGTCGCTTCTTCCCGCTATTGTACAACTAGCGGAAGACAAGCAATGGCGTGTCCGTCTTGCTATCATCGAATATATCCCTCTTCTCGCCAGCCAACTGGGGGTTAAGTTCTTCGACGAGCAACTCAGCGATCTTTGTATGAGCTGGCTTGGTGACACCGTCTTCTCTATCAGAGAGGCTGCCACGCAGAACTTGAGAAAGCTCACGGAGGTATTTGGGGTTGACTGGGCTAAGGGTTCTATAATCCCGAAGGTTATGGCCATGGGACAGCACCCGAACTACCTTTACAGAATGACAACTTGCTTCGCGATCTCC ACACTCGCACCTGTCGTCTCTTTAGATATCATTGAGAACTCAATTCTTCCCATCCTGGACAGATTGGTCACTGACGAGATCCCAAATATTCGGTTCAACGTTGCCAAGTCTTATGCTGTGTTGATTGACACATTGCGACGCTTGCCAGCGGAGGGGACTTTGGCTAACGTGGAAGGAAAGACTGCAACGCCATCGCCGCGTAGTCAGGACCTTATTCAGCAGAGAATTATTCCCAGCTTGGAGAAGCTTCAAGGGGACGACGATGTGGATGTCAGGTACTTCGCAACAACTGCTGCGGGCGGTAATGACGAGGTCATGCAGACTTCACCGTAG
- a CDS encoding 40S ribosomal protein uS3 (40S ribosomal protein S3) has product MAAVQGAISKRRKFVADGVFYAELNEFFQRELAEEGYSGVEVRVTPTVTDIIIRATHTQEVLGEQGRRIRELTSLIQKRFKFPENSVSLYAAKVQNRGLSAVAQCESLRYKLLNGLAVRRACYGVLRFIMESGAKGCEVVVSGKLRAARAKSMKFTDGFMIHSGQPAKEFIDSATRHVLLRQGVLGIKVKIMRGSDPEGKAGPQKTLPDSVTIIEPKEEQPVLQPMSQDYGAKAIAAQQAAEQQRLAEQQAAEGQEGAGAETFQQE; this is encoded by the exons ATGGCTGCTGTCCAGGGAGCTATTTCGAAGCGCCGCAAGTTCGTCGCCGACGGTGTCTTCTATGCCGAGTTGAACGAGTTCTTCCAGCGCGAGCTGGCTGAGGAGGGCTACTCCGGCGTTGAAGTCCGTGTCACTCCCACCGTCACCGATATCA TCATCCGTGCCACCCACACCCAGGAGGTTCTCGGTGAGCAGGGCCGCCGCATCCGCGAGCTCACCTCCCTCATCCAGAAGCGCTTCAAGTTCCCCGAGAACTCCGTCTCCCTCTATGCCGCCAAGGTCCAGAACCGCGGTCTCTCCGCCGTCGCTCAGTGCGAGTCCCTCCGTTACAAGCTCCTCAACGGTCTTGCCGTCCGTCGTGCTTGCTACGGTGTTCTCCGTTTCATCATGGAGAGCGGTGCCAAGGGTTGCGAGGTTGTCGTTTCCGGAAAGCTCCGTGCTGCCCGTGCCAAGTCCATGAAGTTCACT GACGGATTCATGATCCACTCCGGTCAGCCCGCTAAGGAGTTCATCGACAGCGCCACCCGTCACGTCCTCCTCCGCCAGGGTGTCCTTGGTATCAAGGTTAAGATCATGCGCGGTTCCGACCCCGAGGGCAAGGCTGGCCCCCAGAAGACCCTCCCCGACTCCGTCACCATCATCGAGCCCAAGGAGGAGCAGCCCGTCCTCCAGCCCATGAGCCAGGACTACGGTGCCAAGGCTATCGCCGCTCAGCAGGCTGCCGAGCAGCAGCGCCTTGCCGAGCAGCAGGCCGCCGAGGGCCAGGAGGGTGCTGGTGCGGAGACTTTCCAGCAGGAGTAA